From Pusillibacter faecalis, one genomic window encodes:
- a CDS encoding class D sortase, translating to MKNWVRTMALLLGITAMMMTPALAADYEFDAPDGGMYAPPTSVDQVIVVGGGVTESSNIDRSKNTAIIAPPFGSPESYQPGAGTVLIPQASTATGNTGGSDTVYLPPASYVDGTPTEDTSLSSTKFTLPDGLYYTDGSIGRLKIPVLGLSVKVYENESLENLAKGAGHFKSTSCWDGNVGLAGHNRGVANHFGKIHTLENGDKITYTTKLGTRTYEVFFVGQIEETDFSRLGRTSENMITLITCVRNVPEMRWCVQAREIT from the coding sequence ATGAAGAACTGGGTGAGAACAATGGCGCTGTTGCTGGGCATCACGGCGATGATGATGACGCCGGCACTAGCGGCGGATTATGAGTTTGATGCACCGGACGGCGGCATGTACGCACCTCCCACCTCAGTTGACCAAGTGATCGTGGTCGGTGGAGGGGTGACTGAGAGCAGCAATATTGACCGCAGCAAGAACACTGCTATCATCGCGCCGCCTTTTGGCAGCCCGGAATCCTACCAGCCCGGAGCTGGTACGGTTCTGATCCCACAGGCATCCACGGCAACAGGGAACACGGGTGGCAGTGATACAGTCTACCTTCCCCCTGCATCTTATGTGGATGGTACTCCCACAGAGGACACGAGCCTGAGCAGCACCAAATTTACGCTTCCTGATGGGCTCTACTATACAGATGGGAGCATTGGTCGGCTAAAAATCCCTGTTTTGGGGTTGTCCGTCAAAGTTTATGAGAATGAGAGTCTTGAGAACCTCGCCAAAGGGGCCGGCCACTTTAAGTCTACTTCCTGCTGGGATGGAAATGTGGGGCTTGCTGGTCATAATCGCGGTGTGGCAAACCATTTCGGAAAGATCCATACTTTGGAGAACGGTGACAAAATCACCTATACCACCAAACTGGGCACCAGGACCTACGAGGTATTTTTTGTGGGGCAGATCGAGGAAACAGACTTTTCAAGACTCGGTCGGACAAGCGAAAATATGATCACACTGATTACTTGCGTTCGGAATGTGCCGGAGATGCGCTGGTGTGTCCAGGCCCGGGAAATCACCTGA